A region of Neovison vison isolate M4711 chromosome 7, ASM_NN_V1, whole genome shotgun sequence DNA encodes the following proteins:
- the LOC122914220 gene encoding olfactory receptor 52N4-like, whose protein sequence is MLMLNQTDLTPVSFMLNGIPGLENMHMWISFPFCSMYAVAVIGNCGLLYLICCEDSLHRSMYYFLAMLSLTDLVMCTTTIPKALCIFWFHLKEISFNDCLVQMFFIYTSTGMESGVLMLMALDCYVAICYPLRYSTILTNPVIAKVGLATFLRVVLLVTPLTFIIKRLPYCRENILYHTYCDHMAVAKLSCGYIKINVIYGLTVALLIGGFDILCITVSYTMILRAVVSLSSADARQKAFSTCTAHICAIVFSHSPAFFCFFSHRFGGHTIPPSCHIIVANIYLLLPPTMNPIVYGVKTKQIRDCVIRILLGSKDIKSHSI, encoded by the coding sequence ATGCTAATGCTGAACCAAACAGACCTGACCCCAGTCTCATTCATGCTTAATGGGATCCCAGGACTGGAGAACATGCACATGTGGATTTCCTTCCCATTCTGCTCCATGTATGCTGTGGCTGTGATAGGGAATTGTGGTCTCCTCTACCTCATCTGCTGTGAAGACTCCTTGCACAGGTCCATGTACTACTTCTTGGCTATGCTTTCCCTAACTGACCTTGTCATGTGCACTACTACAATCCCTAAAGCTCTCTGCATCTTCTGGTTCCATCTTAAGGAAATCAGCTTTAATGATTGCCTCGTCCAGATGTTCTTCATCTACACCTCAACAGGGATGGAATCTGGGGTGCTCATGCTTATGGCTCTAGActgctatgtggccatctgctaCCCACTGCGCTACTCTACTATCCTCACTAATCCTGTCATTGCAAAAGTTGGGCTTGCTACTTTTCTGAGAGTGGTATTGCTTGTCACTCCCTTGACTTTCATTATCAAGAGACTACCCTACTGTAGAGAGAATATACTATACCATACCTACTGTGATCACATGGCTGTAGCCAAGTTATCCTGTGGATATATCAAAATCAATGTTATCTACGGTCTGACAGTTGCCCTCCTGATAGGGGGTTTTGACATCCTGTGCATCACAGTCTCCTACACCATGATCCTTCGGGCAGTGGTCAGCCTCTCTTCAGCAGATGCTCGACAGAAGGCCTTCAGTACCTGCACTGCCCACATCTGTGCCATTGTTTTCTCCCACAGTCCAgccttcttctgcttcttttcccACCGATTTGGGGGTCACACAATCCCTCCATCTTGCCACATCATTGTGGCCAATATTTATCTGCTCTTGCCTCCCACTATGAACCCTATTGTGTATGGGGTGAAAACCAAGCAGATACGAGACTGTGTCATAAGGATCCTTTTGGGTTCTAAGGACATCAAATCCCACAGCATATGA